One genomic window of Bactrocera dorsalis isolate Fly_Bdor chromosome 4, ASM2337382v1, whole genome shotgun sequence includes the following:
- the LOC115065955 gene encoding uncharacterized protein LOC115065955: MGRSSSKLLETPNNPLQELQFEERKREQRKRKQEKQLKKIAKLQKKQAKKTKQKSKQSKDAEKQTSITTKHASGTKRTNSLNSQSTSYEINKEEFNRQIEQQIQNHLDSDLCTFIMNQVSLTLQFFGNYENELATISEELLAKENDLNQNLEEHSILLSTPLDAAVSKWMQYKPVHGPEKHTPQPLQPLAMYVIFENIDIARPNDANYDSISPLCKVDLDTDFYNTTPCKEDYVEMLRETKWKGYVRLKLREEPKTQRIGAIDGDVYTDGSSGYSTTSAYSLKAPNNHAESDYDYTYIAHLNTHHPLAELKMHNQRGNYKLDAKVLPDSCVSNLRQFAEPLNDEDTDDDDDDDEDETEPESDDEDSADEGYNGVQRRANEKTRYRDVETLEAIRLYKLEQERRQVLMQQCYLNSKEFMRYFGELVRQQLADRLQIFPEELNEGTYRGSSIYTKYFELIPAIYVAHNAQHWPDCAFQFRIRERPISTNPLTGQQFQWPTRSMIRRIETFGFHVIPIGYAPKRQRNPFRELEWRIVFPKAERYLEQHLTNTQVKVFMMTKALVKTFVEPLEKHKALSFIMEHLRMHLFWECERNYTGWPEEYLGEVLLRFISTFMQRLREKCLKDFFIEERNLFESIPEYSLVMLFSILADIVANPLMHLMVALKNLDFEEAFFPKLNFKKLFENLSENNMLKLKIQAKNSRSLVGLDAAEDEPALLQDEGAKGLVGMKQHREKTNGKLRRKTHVMRHNIEMKKKQEYERRRLSEESIDIEFFFRRNIKNSKLKHLNQGVENLRRTNILEIIIDHLIAMTEKAMEFRVCYLAKTFLAHARRLCKFYHNYGCDMGAREYLNTIGSLEEEIAGWQTNEDFKNLPPTLPIRTSVETSSKTKLTKEVFEHLESVRRTVRADIEVTYSERENSPATVNRKSIAQSVEESIELVHSYNDLELVDNITPNLGRRKSIKFTEHVVEVHEGDTNPIQKPEGQSVVGILRFNPEVTEICDAPTIERDKREVAYESYESIDTYSLNAEFGENSRIDGLVSSEEINKSQAEGEDEAAETTDSARDTAAKTPSDERILGGFSKRVGMLRKLTHGNSQVIKDITSSTEKLFVSMASEETRSQLKEVIRRKTFQLKGAFNQCSES; this comes from the exons ATGGGTCGGTCCAGTTCCAAACTACTGGAAACGCCCAACAATCCTTTGCAGGAGTTGCAATTCGAGGAGCGTAAGCGTGAGCAACGCAAACGCAAGCAAGAAAAGCAACTAAAAAAAATCGCCAAATTACAAAAGAAACAAGCGAAGAAGACAAAGCAGAAAAGCAAACAGAGCAAGGATGCCGAAAAACAGACTTCCATAACCACTAAACACGCTAGTGGCACGAAGCGCACGAATAGCCTGAATTCGCAGAGCACAAGCTATGAAATCAATAAGGAGGAATTCAACCGGCAAATCgagcaacaaatacaaaatcatTTGGATAGCGATCTCTGCACGTTCATCATGAATCAGGTGTCGTTGACGTTGCAGTTTTTCGGGAACTATGAAAA TGAATTGGCAACCATTTCTGAGGAATTGCTAGCCAAAGAGAATGATTTGAATCAGAATCTCGAGGAGCATTCCATACTTTTATCGACGCCATTGGATGCTGCTGTCTCCAAGTGGATGCAATATAAGCCAGT CCACGGTCCAGAAAAACACACTCCTCAACCGCTCCAGCCGCTGGCAATGTATGTGatattcgaaaatatcgatATAGCGCGACCGAACGATGCGAATTACGATTCAATTTCACCACTTTGCAAAGTTGATTTGGACACGGATTTTTATAACACAACACCCTGTAAGGAGGACTACGTGGAAATGTTGCGCGAGACAAAATGGAAGGGCTATGTACGGCTGAAATTACGTGAAGAACCAAAAACCCAACGTATCGGGGCTATCGATGGCGATGTCTATACGGACGGCAGCTCGGGTTATAGCACGACGAGTGCCTATAGTCTTAAAGCACCAAACAATCACGCGGAATCTGATTATGACTACACCTACATAGCACATTTGAATACACATCACCCATTGGCCGAGCTTAAGATGCACAATCAACGCGGTAACTATAAATTGGATGCTAAAGTTTTGCCGGACTCATGCGTGTCCAATTTGCGGCAGTTTGCTGAACCATTGAATGATGAAGACACcgacgacgatgatgatgacgatgaaGATGAAACTGAGCCGGAGTCCGATGACGAAGACAGCGCTGATGAAGGTTACAATGGCGTGCAAAGGAGAGCCAATGAGAAGACACGTTACCGAGATGTCGAGACATTGGAGGCCATACGTTTGTATAAGTTGGAGCAGGAACGACGTCAGGTGCTGATGCAACAATGTTATCTCAACTCCAAAGAATTTATGCGTTACTTTGGTGAGTTGGTACGTCAACAGCTTGCCGATCGCTTACAAATATTCCCCGAAGAATTGAACGAGGGCACATATCGCGGTTCATCGATCTACACAAAATACTTCGAACTCATACCGGCCATTTATGTGGCGCATAATGCACAACACTGGCCCGATTGCGCATTTCAATTTCGTATACGCGAACGTCCTATCTCCACCAATCCGCTAACTGGACAGCAATTTCAATGGCCAACGCGTTCGATGATTAGACGTATCGAAACTTTTGGCTTTCATGTCATACCCATTGGTTATGCGCCCAAACGACAACGGAATCCTTTTCGTGAGCTCGAATGGCGTATTGTGTTTCCGAAAGCCGAACGCTACTTGGAACAGCATTTAACAAATACACAAGTGAAGGTATTCATGATGACCAAGGCTTTGGTGAAGACTTTTGTCGAACCACTAGAGAAACATAAGGCGCTCTCGTTCATAATGGAACATCTGCGCATGCATCTCTTCTGGGAATGCGAGCGTAACTACACTGGCTGGCCAGAGGAGTATCTCGGTGAGGTCCTCTTGCGTTTCATTAGCACATTTATGCAGCGACTGCGTGAAAAATGTTTGAAGGACTTCTTCATTGAAGAACGTAATCTCTTCGAGAGCATACCGGAATACTCTTTAGTCATGTTATTCTCAATACTGGCCGATATTGTAGCAAATCCTTTGATGCATCTAATGGTGGCGCTTAAAAATCTAGATTTTGAAGAAGCTTTCTTtccaaaattgaattttaagaagttatttgaaaatctttccgaaaataatatgttaaaattgaaaatacaagCTAAAAATTCACGAAGTCTTGTTGGCTTGGATGCGGCAGAAGATGAACCGGCACTCTTGCAAGACGAAGGTGCAAAGGGTTTGGTTGGCATGAAGCAACATCGTGAGAAGACCAACGGTAAACTAAGAAGGAAGACGCATGTGATGCGACACAATATTGAAATGAAGAAGAAACAAGAATATGAACGGCGTCGCTTGTCAGAGGAGTCTATAGACATCGAG TTTTTCTTTCGACGCAATATAAAGAACTCCAAATTGAAGCATCTCAATCAGGGTGTTGAAAACTTACGACGCACAAATATACTCGAAATAATCATAGACCATCTTATAGCGATGACCGAAAAGGCAATGGAGTTTCGTGTTTGTTATTTGGCTAAAACGTTCTTGGCACACGCGAGGCGCCTCTGCAAATTCTACCACAATTATGGTTGCGATATGGGTGCTAGAGAGTACCTCAACACCATCGGCAGTTTGGAGGAGGAAATCGCCGGTTGGCAGACGAatgaagattttaaaaatttaccgCCAACGTTGCCGATACGCACAAGTGTAGAGACCAGCAGCAAGACTAAGCTAACCAAAGAAGTTTTCGAGCATTTAGAGAGCGTGCGTCGTACCGTCAGAGCGGACATTGAAGTAACGTACAGTGAAAGAGAAAACTCTCCAGCGACTGTTAATAGAAAAAGCATCGCACAGTCGGTGGAGGAAAGCATTGAGCTTGTGCATTCGTACAATGATCTCGAGTTAGTGGATAACATAACACCCAATTTAGGCCGACGCAAGTCTATTAAGTTCACCGAACATGTAGTCGAAGTACATGAAGGAGACACAAATCCAATACAAAAGCCTGAAGGTCAGAGTGTGGTTGGTATTTTGCGCTTCAATCCTGAAGTAACGGAAATATGTGATGCACCTACAATCGAAAGAGATAAACGGGAGGTCGCTTATGAGAGCTATGAATCGATTGATACCTATAGTTTGAACGCTGAATTTGGTGAGAACAGTCGTATTGATGGCCTTGTGAGTAGTGAAGAAATCAATAAATCACAAGCGGAAGGCGAAGATGAAGCAGCAGAGACAACTGATAGCGCGCGGGATACTGCAGCAAAAACGCCAAGTGATGAAAGAATACTCGGAGGTTTTAGTAAAAGAGTTGGCATGCTGCGTAAGCTAACGCACGGCAATTCGCAAGTCATTAAAGATATCACATCGTCAACGGAGAAGCTATTCGTTTCGATGGCCTCGGAAGAAACACGCTCACAGTTAAAAGAGGTGATAAGACGCAAAACATTTCAGCTGAAAGGTGCTTTCAATCAGTGCTCGGAGTCTTGA
- the LOC105223708 gene encoding CAD protein: protein MSSPNCYLVLEDNTILPSHAFGAKAPVDGEVVFQTGMVGYPESMTDRSYRAQILVLTYPLIGNYGVPDEKELDEHGLPVNFEWFEGITVAALVVGEVCESPSHWRAKQTLSQWMAGHGVPGISGIDTRALTKKIRENGSILGRIVYEKPANLGSLTFADPNLRNLVAECSVKEPRVFNATGTPRICAIDCGLKLNQIKCFVSRGARVDLVPWNYPLKEEEFDGLFISNGPGDPVVCKDTVTQIQRVLKNGKKPIFGICLGHQLLATAIGCKTYKMKYGNRGHNLPCVHNGTGRCFMTSQNHGFAVDSNTLPAEWEPLFTNANDNTNEGIIHTSKPYFSVQFHPEHTAGPEDLELLFDIFLDAVKQKSLAVDVTLRQNLINRLTYQPKYDTIPEKRPRKVLILGSGGLSIGQAGEFDYSGAQAIKAMKEEKIQTVLINPNIATVQTSKGLADKCYFLPLTPEYVEQVIQAERPNGVLLTFGGQTALNCGVELERAGVFEKYNVQILGTPIQSIIETEDRKIFADRVAEIGECVAPSEAVYSVEEALEAAKRLGYPVMARAAFSLGGLGSGFADNERELETLAHQALAHSSQLIIDKSLKGWKEVEYEVVRDAFDNCITVCNMENLDPLGIHTGESIVVAPSQTLSNKEYNMLRSTALKVIRHFGVVGECNIQYALNPHSEEYYIIEVNARLSRSSALASKATGYPLAYVAAKLALGVSLPSIKNSVTGVTTACFEPSLDYCVVKIPRWDLAKFIRVSKNIGSSMKSVGEVMAIGRNFEEAFQKALRMVDGGVNGFDPDQHPLCKEELTEPTDKRPFVLAAALKANYGVEELHQLTKIDRWFLNKMKHIIEFHNSLEETGNPLSGAQILQAKQIGFSDKQIAEAIKSTELAVRKQRQELGLKPFVKQIDTVAGEWPAATNYLYHTYNANEHDLEFPGGFTIVVGSGVYRIGSSVEFDWCAVGCLRELRNLGKPTIMINYNPETVSTDYDMCDRLYFEEISFEVVMDVYEMENSEGIILSMGGQLPNNIAMDLHRQQAKVLGTSPESIDSAENRFKFSRMLDRKGILQPRWKELTNLKSAIEFCEEVGYPCLVRPSYVLSGAAMNVAYSNQDLETYLNAASLVSKEHPVVISKFLTEAKEIDVDAVAADGEILCMAVSEHVENAGVHSGDATLVTPPQDLNHETLETIKRITRDLAALLDVTGPFNMQLIAKNNELKVIECNVRVSRSFPFVSKTLDHDFVATATRAIIGIEVEPVEVLHGVGKVGVKVPQFSFSRLAGADVQLGVEMASTGEVACFGDNRYEAYLKAMMSTGFQIPKKAILLSIGSFKHKMELLSSIRDLAKMGYKLYASMGTGDFYAEHGVDVESVQWTFDRQSPEDPNGELRHLAEFLANKQFDMVINLPMRGGGARRVSSFMTHGYRTRRLAVDYSIPLVTDVKCTKLLVESMRITGRRPAMKTHTDCMTSRRIVKLPGFIDVHVHLREPGATHKEDFSTGTAAALAGGVTLICAMPNTNPSIVDRNSFQVFQDLAKAGARCDYALYVGASDTNWQHIGELASQACGLKMYLNDTFSTLKMTDMTVWEKHMQNWPKRAPIVCHAERQTMGSVILMAHLLDRPVHICHIARKEEIMLIRAAKEKGIRVTCEVCPHHLFLSTDDIPAIGDGRAEVRPVLCTPEDQQALWDNMNYIDVFATDHAPHTWEEKNSEKPPPGFPGLETILPLLLKAVDDGRLTLEDIQNKFYRNPKRIFSLPEQPNTYIEVDLDEEWTINREEMHSKAKWTPFEGMKVKGKVHRVVLRGEVAFVDGEVLVQPGFGQNVRSQYGRKSLMQQSMESLDIFASIDGLDKPQDRSTDFLSDSLANEAFAKLLAEPPSKVHFAGDPSLLRPISPLPRIRCDSASNSTLRELLPKSHPNAPPISPVVHSLLNKHILSVDMFSKEHLNEIFNLAQLLKSRVSKDRPLDDILRGKIMASIFYEVSTRTSCSFAAAMQRLGGRVIYMDQTSSSVKKGETLEDSISVMAGYSDVIVLRHPEPGAVARAANHSRKPILNAGDGVGEHPTQALLDIFTIREEIGTVNGLTITMVGDLKHGRTVHSLARLLTLYNITLQYVSPPNLGMPEEIVRYLATKGVIQKTFNSMEEALPTTDVLYMTRIQKERFATEEEYKKACGHFVVTPKLMTLASRRTIVMHPLPRVFEISKEFDSDPRAAYFRQAEYGMYVRMALLAMVVGSRG from the exons ATGTCGTCGCCAAACTGCTATTTGGTCCTCGAAGACAACACCATATTGCCTAGTCATGCATTTGGTGCCAAGGCGCCCGTCGATGGTGAGGTGGTCTTTCAAACTGGAATGGTGGGTTATCCCGAATCGATGACCGATCGCTCATATCGTGCACAAATACTGGTATTAACCTATCCGCTAATCGGCAATTATGGAGTGCCAGACGAGAAAGAGCTCGACGAACATGGCCTGCCGGTAAATTTTGAATGGTTCGAAGGCATTACAGTAGCTGCGCTAGTGGTGGGCGAAGTATGTGAATCACCCTCACATTGGCGTGCTAAACAGACGCTGTCACAGTGGATGGCGGGTCATGGTGTACCGGGCATTAGCGGCATAGATACACGTGCGCTCACGAAAAAGATACGCGAAAATGGTTCCATACTGGGTCGCATCGTTTATGAGAAACCAGCAAATTTGGGTAGTCTAACATTTGCCGATCCAAATTTGAGAAACTTGGTAGCCGAATGTTCGGTTAAGGAGCCACGAGTCTTTAACGCCACTGGCACGCCACGTATTTGTGCCATCGATTGTGGTTTGAAGCTGAATCAGATTAAGTGTTTTGTGTCACGTGGTGCGCGTGTCGATTTGGTACCTTGGAATTATCCACTGAAAGAGGAGGAGTTTGATGGACTTTTCATTAGTAACGGTCCTGGTGATCCGGTTGTATGCAAGGACACAGTTACGCAGATACAACGAGTTTTAAAGAATGGCAAGAAACCGATTTTCGGTATTTGTTTGGGTCATCAACTGCTCGCAACCGCTATTGGTTGCAAGACGTACAAAATGAAGTATGGCAACCGTGGACACAATCTGCCATGCGTACATAACGGCACTGGACGGTGTTTTATGACCTCGCAAAATCACGGTTTCGCTGTGGACAGTAACACATTGCCTGCCGAGTGGGAGCCACTCTTCACCAATGCCAACGATAACACTAATGAAG gTATCATCCACACAAGTAAGCCATACTTCTCAGTACAATTTCATCCTGAGCATACCGCTGGACCTGAGGATTTAGAATTGCTTTTCGATATTTTTCTCGATGCCGTTAAACAGAAAAGTCTTGCAGTGGATGTGACCTTACGTCAGAATTTGATCAATCGTCTTACATACCAACCTAAATACGACACTATACCCGAAAAGCGTCCACGTAAAGTACTCATTCTCGGCTCCGGCGGCCTGTCAATTGGGCAAGCGGGTGAATTCGATTATTCCGGCGCGCAAGCGATCAAAGCAATGAAAGAGGAGAAAATACAAACCGTTCTGATAAATCCCAACATCGCCACCGTACAAACTTCAAAGGGTCTCGCCGACAAGTGCTACTTCCTGCCGTTGACGCCAGAGTATGTGGAGCAGGTTATACAAGCGGAGCGTCCAAATGGCGTGTTGCTCACGTTCGGTGGACAAACAGCGCTCAATTGTGGCGTCGAATTAGAACGTGCTGGTGTCTTCGAGAAGTATAATGTGCAAATATTGGGTACACCCATACAATCGATTATCGAGACGGAGGATCGTAAAATCTTCGCCGACCGTGTTGCCGAAATTGGCGAGTGTGTGGCACCGTCAGAAGCTGTCTACTCAGTAGAAGAGGCATTAGAGGCCGCTAAGCGTTTGGGTTATCCAGTAATGGCACGTGCGGCGTTCTCATTAGGTGGTTTAGGTTCCGGTTTCGCAGATAATGAACGCGAACTGGAGACACTCGCACACCAAGCATTGGCACATTCAAGTCAGCTGATTATTGACAAATCACTTAAAGGTTGGAAGGAGGTGGAATACGAGGTTGTACGTGACGCCTTCGATAACTGCATAACGGTTTGTAATATGGAAAATCTCGATCCTCTGGGTATACACACAGGCGAGAGTATTGTGGTGGCGCCATCACAGACGCTCTCCAACAAGGAGTACAACATGTTGCGTAGCACTGCGTTGAAGGTGATACGTCACTTCGGTGTGGTCGGCGAATGTAATATACAGTATGCGCTGAATCCACACTCTGAGGAATACTATATCATCGAGGTGAATGCGCGTCTTTCTCGCAGCTCCGCTTTGGCTAGCAAGGCTACGGGCTATCCGTTGGCATATGTCGCGGCCAAGTTAGCGCTTGGAGTTTCCCTGCCATCGATTAAGAATTCCGTAACTGGTGTGACCACAGCGTGCTTTGAGCCCAGCTTGGATTATTGTGTGGTCAAGATACCCAGATGGGATTTGGCGAAATTCATACGCGTCAGCAAAAATATTGGTAGCTCAATGAAGAGTGTAGGCGAAGTGATGGCTATTGGACGCAACTTTGAGGAGGCCTTCCAGAAAGCATTGCGCATGGTGGATGGCGGCGTTAACGGTTTTGATCCCGATCAGCATCCATTGTGTAAGGAGGAACTAACTGAGCCGACAGACAAGCGTCCATTTGTGCTTGCAGCGGCGCTAAAGGCCAACTATGGTGTTGAGGAGTTACATCAGCTCACCAAGATTGATAGATGGTTCTTAAACAAGATGAAACACATTATAGAGTTCCACAATAGCTTGGAAGAGACGGGTAATCCACTGTCGGGCGCACAAATCTTGCAAGCAAAGCAGATTGGCTTTTCTGATAAACAAATTGCTGAGGCTATTAAGAGCACGGAGTTAGCGGTACGTAAGCAGCGTCAAGAGCTGGGTCTCAAACCTTTCGTCAAGCAAATAGATACCGTGGCTGGCGAATGGCCTGCGGCTACCAATTATCTCTATCACACTTATAATGCTAATGAACACGATTTAGAATTCCCAGGCGGTTTTACGATTGTGGTTGGCTCGGGCGTCTATCGTATCGGTTCATCGGTGGAGTTCGATTGGTGTGCCGTTGGTTGTCTGCGTGAATTGCGTAATCTCGGCAAGCCCACAATTATGATAAACTATAATCCGGAGACCGTATCGACCGATTATGACATGTGCGATCGTCTCTACTTTGAGGAGATTTCTTTTGAGGTTGTAATGGATGTTTACGAAATGGAAAATTCTGAAGGAATTATACTTTCAATGGGTGGTCAATTGCCAAATAATATAGCCATGGATCTGCATCGCCAACAGGCCAAAGTGCTGGGCACATCACCGGAGTCCATCGATAGCGCTGAGAATCGCTTCAAGTTCTCACGTATGTTGGACCGCAAAGGCATATTGCAACCGCGTTGGAAGGAGTTAACGAACTTGAAGAGCGCCATTGAATTTTGTGAAGAAGTCGGCTATCCATGTCTCGTGCGACCGTCTTATGTGCTCTCCGGGGCCGCTATGAATGTGGCTTATTCCAATCAAGATCTGGAGACCTACTTAAACGCTGCATCACTCGTTAGCAAGGAGCATCCAGTAGTTATATCCAAATTCTTGACAGAAGCAAAGGAGATCGATGTGGATGCCGTGGCGGCGGATGGTGAGATTTTGTGCATGGCCGTATCGGAGCATGTAGAGAATGCTGGTGTGCATTCCGGTGATGCTACTTTAGTAACACCACCACAAGATTTAAATCACGAGACTTTAGAAACCATTAAACGTATTACACGTGATTTGGCCGCGCTGCTCGATGTCACGGGTCCATTCAATATGCAGTTGATTGCTAAAAATAATGAGCTCAAGGTTATTGAGTGTAATGTGCGTGTCTCACGTTCATTCCCCTTCGTATCGAAGACATTGGATCATGATTTTGTGGCAACAGCAACGCGTGCCATTATTGGCATAGAAGTGGAACCGGTGGAGGTGTTGCATGGCGTGGGAAAAGTCGGTGTGAAGGTGCCACAATTCAGTTTCTCACGTCTGGCTGGTGCCGACGTACAATTGGGTGTGGAAATGGCGTCCACCGGTGAAGTGGCTTGCTTTGGTGACAATCGTTATGAGGCCTACTTGAAGGCTATGATGTCTACCGGTTTCCAGATACCGAAGAAAGCCATACTACTCTCGATAGGCAGTTTTAAG CACAAAATGGAACTACTGTCCTCAATCAGAGACTTGGCAAAAATGGGCTACAAATTGTATGCTTCCATGGGTACTGGCGATTTCTATGCGGAACATGGTGTTGAT GTGGAATCCGTACAATGGACTTTCGATAGGCAATCACCGGAAGATCCCAATGGCGAGCTGCGTCACCTGGCTGAGTTCTTGGCGAATAAACAATTTGATATGGTCATTAATTTGCCAATGAGAGGAGGCGGTGCACGGAG AGTGTCTTCATTCATGACACACGGCTATCGCACCCGTCGTCTCGCTGTCGACTACTCCATTCCGTTGGTGACCGATGTCAAGTGCACAAAACTTTTAGTTGAGTCCATGCGCATCACAGGCCGTCGGCCAGCAATGAAGACTCACACTGACTGCATGACTTCCCGTCGTATTGTTAAACTACCCGGTTTCATTGATGTGCACGTCCATTTACGTGAGCCTGGTGCCACACACAAAGAAGACTTTTCAACCGGTACTGCAGCCGCTTTGGCTGGTGGTGTGACACTTATTTGCGCTATGCCTAATACAAATCCTTCGATTGTGGATCGTAACAGCTTCCAGGTCTTCCAGGACTTAGCCAAGGCCGGCGCACGCTGCGATTATGCGCTTTATGTTGGCGCTTCCGACACAAACTGGCAGCACATTGGCGAACTGGCTTCACAGGCTTGCGGTTTGAAGATGTATCTGAATGACACGTTCAGCACGTTGAAAATGACCGACATGACAGTATGGGAGAAGCACATGCAAAACTGGCCGAAACGTGCACCAATCGTATGCCATGCCGAGCGTCAAACTATGGGCTCGGTTATACTAATGGCGCATTTACTCGATCGTCCTGTACATATTTGCCACATTGCGCGCAAGGAAGAGATTATGCTAATACGCGCTGCAAAGGAGAAAGGCATACGCGTGACCTGTGAGGTTTGCCCACATCACCTGTTCCTCTCCACAGATGACATTCCCGCAATTGGTGACGGGCGTGCAGAGGTGCGTCCCGTTTTATGTACACCAGAAGATCAGCAGGCGCTGTGGGACAATATGAACTATATCGATGTGTTTGCCACAGATCATGCGCCACATACGTGGGAGGAGAAGAACTCTGAGAAGCCGCCACCCGGTTTCCCTGGTTTGGAAACCATATTACCACTGTTGCTTAAAGCTGTTGATGATGGTCGCCTCACATTGGAAGACATACAGAATAAATTCTATCGCAATCCCAAACGCATTTTCAGTCTACCCGAGCAGCCCAACACCTACATCGAAGTAGACTTGGATGAAGAATGGACGATAAATAGAGAGGAAATGCATTCAAAGGCGAAATGGACACCATTCGAGGGCATGAAAGTGAAGGGTAAGGTGCATCGCGTTGTCTTACGCGGCGAAGTCGCTTTCGTTGATGGTGAGGTACTCGTGCAACCCGGTTTCGGGCAGAATGTACGCAGCCAATATGGACGCAAGTCGCTAATGCAACAATCCATGGAATCACTTGATATTTTCGCCTCCATTGACGGTCTCGACAAGCCGCAAGATCGCAGTACCGACTTCCTTTCCGATTCACTGGCCAACGAAGCGTTCGCCAAGTTATTGGCCGAACCACCATCGAAGGTGCATTTTGCCGGTGATCCCAGTTTATTGCGTCCCATCTCTCCTTTGCCACGCATACGCTGCGACTCAGCTAGCAATTCGACGCTGCGTGAGCTGCTGCCTAAAAGCCATCCCAATGCGCCGCCAATCAGTCCCGTGGTACACAGTCTACTCAACAAGCACATACTCTCCGTTGACATGTTCAGCAAGGAGCATTTGAATGAAATCTTCAATTTGGCACAGTTATTGAAGAGTCGTGTCTCCAAAGATCGTCCTCTGGATGACATTTTACGTGGCAAGATTATGGCGTCCATTTTCTATGAGGTTAGCACTCGTACCAGTTGTTCCTTTGCCGCAGCCATGCAACGTTTGGGCGGACGCGTCATCTACATGGATCAGACAAGTTCGTCGGTGAAAAAGGGTGAAACTTTGGAGGACAGCATCTCCGTCATGGCCGGCTACTCCGATGTGATTGTGTTGCGTCATCCAGAACCGGGTGCAGTTGCA CGCGCCGCTAATCACTCACGTAAACCGATCCTCAACGCCGGTGATGGTGTAGGCGAACATCCAACGCAAGCGCTGCTCGACATCTTTACCATTCGTGAGGAGATCGGTACCGTTAATGGTCTCACCATCACAATGGTTGGCGATCTAAAACATGGGCGCACGGTCCACTCTTTGGCACGTCTCCTTACCCTGTACAATATCACCTTGCAGTATGTAAGTCCGCCGAATCTTGGCATGCCAGAGGAAATCGTACGCTACTTGGCTACAAAAGGTGTCATACAGAAGACTTTCAACTCCATGGAAGAAGCTTTGCCGACCACAGATGTACTGTATATGACACGCATACAAAAAGAACGTTTCGCCACCGAGGAGGAATATAAGAAG GCATGTGGCCACTTTGTCGTCACTCCCAAGCTAATGACTCTGGCGAGTCGTCGCACAATCGTTATGCATCCACTGCCACGTGTCTTCGAGATCAGCAAGGAGTTCGACTCCGATCCACGCGCCGCCTACTTCCGTCAAGCCGAGTATGGCATGTATGTGCGCATGGCATTGCTGGCGATGGTCGTGGGTTCGAGAGGCTAA